Proteins from a genomic interval of Kitasatospora herbaricolor:
- a CDS encoding serine/threonine-protein kinase: MEALDAADPRQIGQYRLLRRLGAGGMGQVYLGRTAGGRTVAVKTVHREYAADHEFRVRFRQEVSAARRVGGRWTAPVLDADTEGERPWVATAYVAGPSLATAVREFGPLPGPAVRVLALGLAEALAAVHALGLVHRDVKPSNVLLALDGPRLIDFGITRSLDAATALTRTGFVIGSPGFLSPEQAQGLPSGPASDVFSLGAVLAYAATGIAPFGSDTGAPALLYRVVHEEPDLGRLGGQEPEFLELLTACLAKDPGRRPTPERLRELLAPASGPGAGPAANRLGGDWLPPAVAGSLARLAVELLDLDSASAAAAPGEALPAGAAHPVTGQGGGPTPTAPGNHPAGPPGAPGATGGHFGPPEPWVSPPPPAAAPGRRPGQPGPGTATGVNPPAAPRTPAARRRRALLLAVLPVLAVAGLAGWLADGWGSSGDQHSAPPAATGPAAGTTPGAGSSSGSGTASPERSTPAATPSVTGPGTGAGPTGQQPAGLVPAEYLGTWSGVLTSPAVALRADFRITIGQGGKDDPVGSIHNNTGAGTPYCDSNALLISVGSDRLVLRTAPTSGLSGCVANPARQIYTRNSDGSLHLEVDGFTGDLAAQP; this comes from the coding sequence ATGGAGGCGTTGGACGCGGCGGATCCCCGGCAGATCGGCCAGTACCGGCTGCTCCGGCGACTGGGGGCCGGGGGCATGGGCCAGGTCTATCTCGGCCGCACGGCGGGCGGGCGGACGGTGGCGGTGAAGACCGTGCACCGGGAGTACGCGGCGGACCACGAGTTCCGGGTGCGGTTCCGCCAGGAGGTCAGCGCGGCACGGCGGGTGGGCGGGCGGTGGACGGCTCCGGTGCTGGACGCCGACACCGAGGGCGAGCGGCCGTGGGTCGCCACGGCCTACGTCGCGGGGCCGTCGCTCGCCACCGCCGTACGGGAGTTCGGCCCGCTGCCGGGCCCGGCCGTCCGGGTGCTGGCGCTCGGACTCGCCGAGGCGCTGGCGGCCGTGCACGCGCTCGGTCTGGTGCACCGGGACGTCAAGCCGTCCAACGTCCTGCTGGCGCTGGACGGTCCGCGTCTGATCGACTTCGGCATCACCCGGTCGCTGGACGCGGCCACCGCGCTCACCCGGACGGGATTCGTGATCGGCTCCCCCGGGTTCCTCTCCCCCGAGCAGGCCCAGGGTCTGCCCTCCGGGCCGGCGAGCGACGTGTTCTCGCTCGGCGCCGTCCTCGCCTACGCGGCCACCGGCATCGCCCCGTTCGGGTCGGACACCGGCGCCCCGGCGCTGCTCTACCGGGTGGTGCACGAGGAGCCCGACCTCGGCCGACTCGGCGGGCAGGAACCGGAGTTCCTGGAGCTGCTGACCGCCTGCCTGGCCAAGGACCCCGGACGGAGACCGACGCCGGAGCGGCTGCGGGAGTTGCTGGCCCCGGCGAGCGGGCCCGGAGCGGGCCCGGCGGCGAACCGGCTGGGCGGGGACTGGCTGCCCCCCGCGGTCGCCGGCTCGCTCGCCCGCCTGGCCGTCGAACTGCTGGACCTGGACTCCGCCAGCGCTGCGGCCGCACCGGGCGAGGCGCTCCCCGCCGGCGCGGCCCACCCGGTCACCGGCCAGGGCGGCGGGCCGACGCCCACCGCTCCCGGCAACCACCCAGCCGGCCCGCCGGGGGCACCGGGTGCCACCGGCGGCCACTTCGGACCGCCGGAGCCGTGGGTCTCGCCCCCGCCGCCCGCCGCCGCCCCGGGCCGCCGGCCCGGACAGCCCGGCCCGGGCACCGCGACCGGTGTCAACCCGCCCGCCGCGCCCCGGACTCCGGCGGCACGGCGACGACGCGCCCTGCTCCTCGCCGTCCTGCCGGTCCTGGCCGTCGCGGGCCTGGCCGGCTGGCTTGCCGACGGGTGGGGCTCCTCCGGCGACCAACACAGCGCGCCTCCGGCCGCCACCGGGCCGGCCGCAGGCACCACGCCCGGCGCCGGGTCGAGCAGCGGGTCGGGTACGGCATCGCCGGAGCGGAGCACGCCCGCCGCCACCCCGTCCGTGACCGGGCCCGGCACCGGGGCGGGGCCGACCGGGCAGCAGCCGGCGGGCCTGGTCCCGGCCGAGTACCTGGGCACCTGGTCCGGGGTGCTCACCTCCCCGGCGGTGGCGCTCAGGGCCGACTTCCGGATCACCATCGGCCAGGGCGGGAAGGACGACCCGGTGGGCAGCATCCACAACAACACCGGCGCCGGAACGCCGTACTGCGACAGCAACGCCCTGCTGATCTCGGTCGGCTCCGACCGCCTGGTGCTGCGGACCGCGCCGACCTCCGGCCTCAGCGGCTGCGTGGCGAACCCGGCGCGGCAGATCTACACCCGTAACAGCGACGGCAGCCTGCACCTGGAGGTCGACGGCTTCACCGGTGACCTGGCCGCCCAGCCCTGA
- a CDS encoding zf-HC2 domain-containing protein has protein sequence MTCAEYRAATSARLDGEDTGGPVEAVEANGHGHSCTDCARWLATARRLRDLSARAPGPSAEWSGGLLARLGLGGREARSGGGVEGGSATGTAGA, from the coding sequence ATGACCTGTGCCGAGTACCGCGCCGCGACGTCCGCCCGCCTGGACGGCGAGGACACCGGCGGGCCCGTCGAGGCCGTCGAGGCGAACGGGCACGGGCACTCCTGCACCGACTGCGCGCGGTGGCTGGCGACGGCCCGCAGGCTGCGGGACCTCTCGGCGCGGGCGCCGGGCCCTTCGGCGGAGTGGTCGGGCGGGCTCCTGGCACGGCTGGGCCTCGGCGGGCGCGAGGCCCGGAGCGGGGGCGGCGTCGAGGGCGGCTCGGCCACCGGAACGGCCGGAGCCTGA